Below is a window of Lathyrus oleraceus cultivar Zhongwan6 unplaced genomic scaffold, CAAS_Psat_ZW6_1.0 chrUn0682, whole genome shotgun sequence DNA.
ATATTATGGATTTCAAATTTTTTTATACAATACGAGCATGGGACACGAGAATGACACGTCAACACCAgtattaatttaaaaaaaataataatttaaatgTGGTAAGTCAGTGTCAGAAACAAAAACCAACACGTGTCTGACATTGGACACACCTTTGATCGGAGGTGTAGGTTCTTCAGATTATTTAACAAATTTATGTGATTTAATCTAATGTAATGCATGAAACTCTATATGAAAAATAGCTGGGGTGCAGACCGAATTATGCTTCCAAATCAAAGGATCCCTGCATCACTTTCTATATCTCATGAAAAAGGTCACAAATTACTATAAATTCAGAAAAAATAAACTAAACAAGTGAAGTAAAGCAGCGAGATTTAATATGGAAGAAATATTGAATTAATCATTGCATAGTTCAAAAAAAACTGAATAATATCTGAAAAAATGTTCAAGTCAAGAAAAGGCTTCACGTTTTTATAAAACTTGTACATATTAATAAACGAAATCAACGAATGAACCTGAATAATTTGTTGGgcacaaacaaatcaaacaaAATTAAAAGAGGCAAACATAAGAACATTACCTCTAAGGGCCTCAAGACTGACATGATCATAGCAAAGGTGTGGTACCTACAAAGTATCGGACGATCAAGTTAGTTATGGattcaaaataatctttagctagttCAATTTGCAATGGTTGCAGATAATACTCCAAGCACCCACCTCTTATCAATTTGATATGATCAAGTTCTGTGAAGTATTTTGTTTTATACAATTAATGCTTAAAtaaagaaaagggaaaagtaatAATAGCAGAAAAAACCATACATCATTTTTTAATGTTTTGACGAAACAACCAATGGTGCTTTTGTAACTAGGATCTCCCGTCATTCTTGACTTCACCTGAAGAAGAAAATTCGAAAAATTGAATTAGGGAAAAGGCAAAACTGCATAGTTTAGAAGCTCACCAAGCAACTGAATGTAGTACATATAGTTAACACACTATAGATAACATGATGAGACAATAAAAAGTGCACAATCAAACATTGATATTCACAAGTAAACACTGATAAATTACCACGTCAACTGGGGAGCCAATACACACTGCAAAAAAACCCGCCCAAAGAAGATGTGTAACAACGTTATCGGTGAAGCCTGGAATTTTCAAAATGGTCTGCAGTAGAAGGAAAAAAAACAGGctattaaaataaatgaaattggAGTAATAGCAAAATTTAACTCAAAAACGCAGTTTAGTATCTTTTACATTACCTCTTTCACTTGATCATAACTGGCTAGCTCAGCAGCATTAATGATAGCATTTCTTGCGACATTGGGGCCAATGCCAGTCCAAAGTGTTCTGACTCCCTCCTGATTGTTTGATAGAGATTAAACAAGACTAATTATGAGTTTGGATCTTAGAAAAGGACTAAAATCATCTTTATCTTTCACAAATCATAGAAGGTTAAAGGAAAATACCTGTTTCACAATTGTTGAATAAGCATTCAATGATCCAGTGTAGCACCTTGGCACGCCAGGAGGGAATTTTCCTTCTGCTTGAAGTCTAACTTTGACAAGATCGGTAGGATTTGCCACTGCAATTGCTACAGCAGCACCTGTTGATAAAGAAAAATCAAACAGGTTTCAGTATCATGATTACGCATTATGTATTGAGAGCTTTAGGAGAAATATAATTGGATTTACCAGTTGTTAATGCAGCGAGAATTTTTTTCACCAATGGAGCATCTCCAACATGGTCTTTCCCAACATACAAATTCTTAACCTGTTAAATATCCCAAATAATTCAAACAATCAGATTACATACGCTAAAAAGTAGATATATGAACTCAAATAAATAAACAATCTTTGAGACACAGTCAATACTCACAGGCTCGTATAACCCAATTCTTAA
It encodes the following:
- the LOC127114830 gene encoding mitochondrial uncoupling protein 1 isoform X4; amino-acid sequence: MIMSVLRPLEVKNLYVGKDHVGDAPLVKKILAALTTGAAVAIAVANPTDLVKVRLQAEGKFPPGVPRCYTGSLNAYSTIVKQEGVRTLWTGIGPNVARNAIINAAELASYDQVKETILKIPGFTDNVVTHLLWAGFFAVCIGSPVDVVKSRMTGDPSYKSTIGCFVKTLKNDVPHLCYDHVSLEALRGICHRLSFIRYNILPSYILTKWGSRT
- the LOC127114830 gene encoding mitochondrial uncoupling protein 1 isoform X2, encoding MKVLMLQGIQLVHLWRYHTFAMIMSVLRPLEVKNLYVGKDHVGDAPLVKKILAALTTGAAVAIAVANPTDLVKVRLQAEGKFPPGVPRCYTGSLNAYSTIVKQEGVRTLWTGIGPNVARNAIINAAELASYDQVKETILKIPGFTDNVVTHLLWAGFFAVCIGSPVDVVKSRMTGDPSYKSTIGCFVKTLKNDVPHLCYDHVSLEALRGICHRLSFIRYNILPSYILTKWGSRT
- the LOC127114830 gene encoding mitochondrial uncoupling protein 1 isoform X1, which produces MKVLMLQGIQLVHLWRYHTFAMIMSVLRPLEVMFLCLYGGLRIGLYEPVKNLYVGKDHVGDAPLVKKILAALTTGAAVAIAVANPTDLVKVRLQAEGKFPPGVPRCYTGSLNAYSTIVKQEGVRTLWTGIGPNVARNAIINAAELASYDQVKETILKIPGFTDNVVTHLLWAGFFAVCIGSPVDVVKSRMTGDPSYKSTIGCFVKTLKNDVPHLCYDHVSLEALRGICHRLSFIRYNILPSYILTKWGSRT
- the LOC127114830 gene encoding mitochondrial uncoupling protein 1 isoform X3, giving the protein MIMSVLRPLEVMFLCLYGGLRIGLYEPVKNLYVGKDHVGDAPLVKKILAALTTGAAVAIAVANPTDLVKVRLQAEGKFPPGVPRCYTGSLNAYSTIVKQEGVRTLWTGIGPNVARNAIINAAELASYDQVKETILKIPGFTDNVVTHLLWAGFFAVCIGSPVDVVKSRMTGDPSYKSTIGCFVKTLKNDVPHLCYDHVSLEALRGICHRLSFIRYNILPSYILTKWGSRT